The Sinorhizobium fredii USDA 257 region CGCAAGAAACTCGCCAATGCCGCCGGTGGCGCCAACTATATCGAGACGGTCTGGGGCCGCGGCTATGTGCTGCGCGAGCCCGACGGCAACGATTACCTGGAAACCGCCTGATCCCAGCGGCAGGCGCCATCTTCCACATATCGACAGACTTAGACCTACGCGCAGACCCGCCTCACCGGCGGGTTTTTGCTTTCGTGGCGAGGACTTGTGTCTCGCTCCAGAGCGCCCTCGCCTGGTCGGTTGTCGCGAATGCAAAAAGCCGCGGCAAACCGCGGCTGTCATGCTCGGCGATGCACTATGCCAGTGCGTCAGGCGGCCATCGATTGACTGGCGAAGACGCTCGTCAGGATCTTGCGGTCAAAGGGCTTCAACAGGAAATCGTCCGCCCCGGCCCGTTTGCCGGCCATCATCTTCCTGAGATCCGCCTCGACGACGCAATAATAGATGCGCACCGACGCGGCCTCGGGCAGCCGGCGGATATTGGCGATGAGTTCGAGGGCGCCGTCGAGCCCGGAGTCGACGATGAGGATGTTCGGCAGCTCGGCTTCGCAGCGGACAAGCGCCTCGAGGCTGCTCGGCGCTTCGGAAACCAAGAAACCCATTCCCGACAGGATGCGCTTCCCGACCTTCCTCACAACATCCGAGCCATCGGCAATCATCAAGCGCCGCATGTCCAACTCCTTCACGCCTCATCGGACGCGAAGAGGCGTCCATGAACCAGGCTAAATAGATTTGGCAAAGAAACCGTTACCGGCACAGTTGGCCGACGATTTTCATTTCTCGCCCGGCAATAATCCGCCGAGGGGAAAATTTACGCGACCCCCGGCATCCGAAAAAGCGAAAGGTCTCCACCGCGTCGACGGATGGAGACCACTTTTCATGCCACCGGGTGATTGACAGCGCCTGGATCAGGCTCCGGTTCGTGCGGTGAAGACGATCGCCTCGCCGGTCGAGGCCACGTCGATGGCCATGCCGGCCTCCTCGGCGAGCAGCACCGTGTAATAGGGCTGGATGGAATGGGCGTCGACCGCTTCCTCCGGGGTGCCGGAAAGGAGCTCGACCAGCTTCGGCGGGACGCGCATCATCCGCCCCTTGGCGACAAGGGTAAAGATCGCGTCGTACTCCGGGTTCTCTAGGGTGATGTCGATCGAGCCGCCGCGCGGGATCGCACCGTAAGCGATGAGGAACAGGTTCAGCAGCAGCTTGACCCGGTTCTTGGCGATGATCGCCCGCGGCCCGCTCCAGTTGACCTCCGTCTTCTTTTCCGCCGCGGCGAAGTCCTTGGCGGCCTTCTCCGCTTCGCCGGTGTCGATCGAGGCGCCGACCGAGCCGGAGGCGCCGAAGGCAAGCCGCGCGAATTTCAGCCGCACCGAGGCATTGAGCGCGCTGGTGCGGATCAGGTCCATCGCATCGGCGTCGGCGCCGCCCTCGTCCAAGAGTTCGAGGCCGTTGTTGATGGCCCCGACCGGCGAGATGATGTCGTGACAAACCCGACTGCAGAGCAGCGCCGCCAGATCGTGTCCCGTCAACGTCAGGTTCGGATTCTTTGCCATCATTCTTTCCTGTTCCGTTCCATCGAATAACAACACGGGGCGCGATGCCACGTCCGACGACGCTTTTCGCCCGTGCCCGGCATATCCATGCAACCCGCGCCGATCAATAGGCCATAATGACATCACATTTGGTAAACCGATTGTTAAGAGGATCGGTTCAAATTGTCAGGGCACCCCTCGGATTTCGAGTGGAATCACGGAAAGCGGATTGGGTGCACGCGTTCGAGACCCGCGCTGGCCCGCGCAAACGATGCATGAGCTGGTCATGACGGCCGGCCGCGAGCCGCATTCGCGCCTGACGGAGGAAACGATGCAGCCGATCATGAAGGCAACCGCAATGGCCGTCCGCGCCATTCTGACCACGATGCTGCTCATAGGCAGCGCCGTGATGTCCGCCGCGCATGCCCAATCTCCGAATGGAAGCCAGTACACGATGCAGGAGATCGTCGACGCCGGCCACGGCTTCTTCGGCGAGACCTCGGGCGGCCTTGCGAAAGTCGTGGAGCGCGCCTTCGAGCGCTACGGCCTGCCGAACGGCTATATCCTCGGCCAGGAAGGCTCCGGTGCCTTCATCGCCGGCCTCACCTATGGCGAGGGCGAGCTCCACACAAAGAATGTCGGCCAGCACAGTGTCTTCTGGCAGGGCCCGTCCCTTGGGCTCGATTGGGGCGGCCAAGGCAGCCGGGCGATGATGCTCGTCTATAATCTGCCGAGCGTCCCGGCCCTTTACAAGCGCTTCGGCGGCGTCTCCGGCTCTGCCTATGTCGTCGCCGGCGTCGGCATGACGGTGCTGACTGACGAGCACGTCGTCGTCGTGCCGATCCGCACCGGCATCGGCGCAAGGCTCGGCCTCAATGTCGGCTATCTCAAGCTGACGCAGCAGCCGACCTGGAACCCCTTCTGACACCAAAAGGCCGCATGCGAACCTCTGGAATCAGCGAAGGGCGTCCAATCCTGCAGTAATTGTTGCAGCTTTCGAGCTGTCGTGTTTACTGCAGGAGAAGGAAACAACCGCCACCGCATGGATCATCGGATCCGGTCCAGACTGAAACGGCCAGCACGTGATTGAATATGCGCTCCTCTTTGCCCTGGGCTTCTTGACGGCGGCCATCATCGGCCTTCTTGTCGCGCCGGCCATTCAAAGGCGCATCGTCCGCTTCGCCGAGGATCGCCTGAAAGCGACGATGCCGCTGAGCCCCCAGGAGGTTCGCGCCCAAAGGGACGCCGCGCGCGCCACCTATGCCGTTGAGAACGCAAAGATGTCGCAGACGCTCCGCCGCGAACGCGACAAAGGCGTGGCGCTGATGCTGGAAAACGAAAGGGCGCTCAACGAGGCGCGGCGCCTGGCCGGCGAAAACACCGATCTCCACAGGCAGCTTGCCGACATGAATGTCGAGGCCGCCGACATGCGCTCGACCGTCCGCCAGCTCGAGCTGCGGATCGCCGAACTCAGGGCGTCATACGATAACCTGCAACGTGACACCGGCGCCAAGAACGAGACAATCCGCGCCTTGAACAGCCAGATCGACAAACAGGCGGCCGAGCTCGACAATCTGCGCATCGACCTTGCCGCGCGCG contains the following coding sequences:
- a CDS encoding response regulator: MRRLMIADGSDVVRKVGKRILSGMGFLVSEAPSSLEALVRCEAELPNILIVDSGLDGALELIANIRRLPEAASVRIYYCVVEADLRKMMAGKRAGADDFLLKPFDRKILTSVFASQSMAA
- the chpT gene encoding histidine phosphotransferase ChpT, which produces MAKNPNLTLTGHDLAALLCSRVCHDIISPVGAINNGLELLDEGGADADAMDLIRTSALNASVRLKFARLAFGASGSVGASIDTGEAEKAAKDFAAAEKKTEVNWSGPRAIIAKNRVKLLLNLFLIAYGAIPRGGSIDITLENPEYDAIFTLVAKGRMMRVPPKLVELLSGTPEEAVDAHSIQPYYTVLLAEEAGMAIDVASTGEAIVFTARTGA
- a CDS encoding DUF1134 domain-containing protein; protein product: MQPIMKATAMAVRAILTTMLLIGSAVMSAAHAQSPNGSQYTMQEIVDAGHGFFGETSGGLAKVVERAFERYGLPNGYILGQEGSGAFIAGLTYGEGELHTKNVGQHSVFWQGPSLGLDWGGQGSRAMMLVYNLPSVPALYKRFGGVSGSAYVVAGVGMTVLTDEHVVVVPIRTGIGARLGLNVGYLKLTQQPTWNPF